Proteins from a single region of Weeksella virosa DSM 16922:
- a CDS encoding RsmE family RNA methyltransferase has product MKLFFGEIHDNHATLNEEESHHFTKVLRGKEGDIVYITNGEGTLAKCEISQLSKKKVEANILEIQENFQQKPYYLHVAIAPTKTMERLEFFLEKATEIGIDEITFLQTFHSERRNIKIERIEKIIQAACKQSLKAYTPKVNSLMKFHDFIDQDYQEFSKVIAHCRDDWDRENFKTYLSTQPSKIILMIGPEGDFSAEEITSALQKNFRGVSLGTQRFRTETAALQAVFAVDWSFRPE; this is encoded by the coding sequence ATGAAATTATTTTTCGGAGAAATACACGACAATCATGCAACGCTAAACGAAGAAGAAAGTCATCATTTCACCAAAGTTTTACGTGGCAAAGAAGGCGATATTGTTTATATTACTAACGGAGAAGGAACTTTAGCAAAGTGTGAAATCTCTCAACTTAGTAAGAAAAAAGTTGAAGCGAACATTCTCGAAATTCAAGAAAACTTCCAGCAAAAACCATACTATTTGCACGTTGCCATTGCGCCGACCAAGACAATGGAACGTTTAGAGTTTTTTTTAGAAAAAGCAACTGAGATCGGCATTGATGAAATTACTTTTTTGCAAACTTTTCATTCTGAAAGAAGAAATATTAAAATAGAGCGTATAGAAAAAATCATCCAAGCTGCTTGCAAACAATCCCTAAAGGCTTATACCCCAAAAGTAAATTCTTTGATGAAATTTCATGATTTTATTGATCAAGATTATCAAGAATTTTCTAAAGTTATTGCGCATTGTCGTGATGATTGGGATCGAGAAAATTTCAAAACTTATTTATCAACTCAACCTTCAAAAATCATTTTAATGATTGGACCTGAAGGCGATTTTTCTGCAGAAGAAATCACAAGTGCATTGCAAAAAAATTTCCGAGGTGTTAGTTTAGGTACTCAACGTTTTCGTACAGAAACAGCTGCTCTACAAGCAGTTTTCGCAGTCGACTGGTCTTTTCGACCCGAATAA
- the tsaD gene encoding tRNA (adenosine(37)-N6)-threonylcarbamoyltransferase complex transferase subunit TsaD has product MESNNLILGIESSCDDTGAAIILNNRILSNVVANQEIHQQYGGVVPELASRAHQQNIVPVIDLAIKKANIHLKDLKAIAYTRGPGLMGSLLVGSSFAKSMSLALNIPLIEVNHMQAHILAHFIEDANEQKPSFPFLCLTVSGGHTQIVKVNDYFDFELIGQTIDDAAGEAFDKAGKLLNLPYPAGPIIDKKAKLGDPHRFEFNKPKLANYNYSFSGLKTAILYFLQKETKKDPNFIEKNINDLCASIQYTIVNILMQKLEKASLDLGIKQIAIAGGVSANSGIREAFLANEKTLGWKVFLPKFAYTTDNAAMIAMVGQLKYERQLFGNITDKSTAKYSIE; this is encoded by the coding sequence ATGGAATCAAACAACTTAATTCTAGGCATCGAATCTTCTTGCGATGATACTGGTGCTGCAATCATTCTCAATAACAGAATTTTATCAAATGTTGTTGCAAATCAAGAAATTCATCAGCAATACGGAGGCGTTGTTCCCGAATTGGCCTCTAGGGCTCATCAACAAAATATTGTACCAGTAATTGATCTAGCGATAAAAAAAGCAAATATCCACCTCAAAGACCTCAAAGCTATCGCCTATACGAGAGGTCCCGGTCTTATGGGCTCTCTTTTGGTGGGAAGTAGTTTTGCTAAATCGATGAGTTTGGCACTTAATATTCCTTTGATAGAAGTAAACCATATGCAAGCACACATTTTGGCACACTTCATAGAGGATGCAAACGAACAAAAACCATCTTTCCCTTTTCTCTGCCTGACAGTAAGCGGAGGACATACACAGATTGTGAAAGTAAATGATTATTTTGATTTTGAGTTGATTGGTCAAACCATTGATGATGCTGCAGGAGAAGCGTTCGACAAAGCCGGAAAACTCCTCAACCTTCCTTATCCTGCTGGCCCGATTATCGATAAAAAAGCAAAATTAGGGGATCCACATCGTTTTGAATTTAATAAACCAAAGTTGGCAAATTACAATTATAGTTTTAGCGGCCTGAAAACTGCAATTCTTTACTTTTTACAAAAAGAAACAAAAAAGGATCCGAACTTTATAGAAAAAAACATAAACGATTTATGTGCTTCTATTCAGTACACGATTGTGAATATCCTTATGCAGAAACTAGAAAAAGCCAGCTTAGATCTTGGTATAAAACAAATTGCAATTGCTGGTGGTGTGTCTGCAAATTCTGGGATTAGAGAGGCTTTTTTGGCTAACGAAAAAACATTGGGCTGGAAAGTCTTCTTACCTAAGTTTGCTTATACAACCGACAATGCCGCTATGATTGCAATGGTGGGTCAACTAAAATATGAACGTCAGCTTTTTGGCAATATAACAGACAAATCAACAGCTAAATATTCGATCGAATGA